CCTCGAACCGCTCCAGGATCGACCCCTCAAGCGAGCAGAGACAGGACTGGGTGACGACGTGGAGACCCGAGTCGTCGCTCGACTCGTGGAGAACTGTTCCGATTGTCTTAATCTCCGCCAGTAACTCGTCGGTCGGCGCCTCCGACGAGGTGATCTCGAGCACCTGACAGTCGCTCAGGTACCACTCACGTATCGTGAGGTCCGGGTAACGTTCCGAAATCTCTCGGTATGGGCATTCGTGTTTCAACCGAAATGACGCCTCGTACAGACTCACACATCACTGTTCGTTCTCTCAGTGATTAATGGTACCGGTCATGTCCCGCACCATCGCTATTCCGATACCGTTCGTACAGGTACTTGATGACAGAAATCAGTCCGACAGAACTCAGCGATCGGTTACGCGACGACGAGGACGTGCTTGTGCTTGATATCCGGCACCGAGACGACTACGAGGAGTGGCACGTTCCTGACAGCATCAACGTTGACGTCTATGACGAACTGATCGACGATCCAGAGATGGCGAAAGAGGCCCTTGTGGATCTCCCGGACGACAGCGAGATCGTTACAGTCTGTGCTGCGGGAGTCGTCTCGCAGACCGCGACAGACCTCCTGCGAGAGATGGGCTATGACGCCAAGACGCTGACTGACGGGATGAATGGGTGGAGTCGCGTTCATCAGAGCGCGCCTGTCCCGACCGACCTTGACGGAACGCTCGTCCAAGTCGCCCGTCCGGGGAAAGGGTGTCTCTCTCACATCTTGATTTCGGGCGGTGATGCTGCCGTATTCGATCCCTCACACTACCTCGAAGAGTACGAGGGGATTCTCGACGACTACGACGCCGAACTCGTCGCTGTCTTCGATACGCACGCCCATGCCGACCACGTTTCCGGCGCTGCGGAACTCGCTGAGCGCCACGGCGTTCCATACTACCTCCACCCAAAGGACGCACTCGCGATCGACGTGACCCCGATCGAGGATGGAATGACGATCGAGATTGGAACGGTCGCCGTTGAGGCGATTCACACGCCTGGGCACAGCAAGGGCAGCGTCTCGTTCGATCTCGAGAGCGAAGCCCTGCTTACGGGCGATACGCTCTTCCACGAGAGCGTCGGCCGCGTCGAACTCGGCGTCGAAGCTGGACTTGAGGACACCGACGTTGAGGAGAACGCCGCGACGCTATACGAGAGCCTCCAGCGCCTGCTGGAGCGCCCGGACGACGCGGTCATCCTCCCAACACACGATCCCGGATCGCCCGAACCACCGGTGACCGCGACGCTCGCAGAGGTCCGAAAGCGAAACGAAGACCTCGAGCGCGATCGCGAAGCGTTCGTCGAGACGCTCGCTTCGGATATTCCGGAGCATCCGCCGAACTTCGAACGCGTCAAGCGGGCAAACGTCGGACAGGATGACGTTTCCGACGAGGAGCTATCCGAACTGGAACTGGGTCCCAACCGCTGTGCTGCCGAGTAATCCATGAGCGAGGGAACAGAACTGAAACAGGGCATCCGCGAACACCTCGGACAGTTCTCACTGCACGTCCTGCTGGTGTTCGCGACAGGACTGACCATCGGCTCAGAGCGGACCGTCGTCCCCGTCCTCGGCGAGGACGTACTCGGCGTCAAATCGTTCTTTGTCATCGGCTCGTTCGTCGTCTCGTTCGGCTTCGTCAAAGCGCTGCTCAATCTCTATGCCGGCAAATGGGGCGAGGAGTACGGGCGCAAGCCGGTGCTCGTGCTTGGCTGGATCACTGCCCTGCCGATCCCGGCAATTCTGATCTTCGCCCCGAGCTGGAGTTGGATCACCGTCGGGAACGTCTTACTGGGGATCAACCAGGCGCTAACTTGGAGCATGGCAATTAACGCCAAGATCGATCTCGCGGGCCCCGATCAGCGTGGGCTCGCCGTCGGCATCGACGAGGCGTTCGGCTACACTGGCGTCGCGGCAGGCGCGTGGATTACGGGCGTCATCGCCGGCCAGACCAGCCTTCGGCCGGAACCGTTCTACTTCCTCGCAGCCGTCGTGGTGCTGGCATTCCTCATCTCGATCTTTCTCATCAAAGAAACAGTCCAGTTCGCCCAACTGGAAGGCGATGACGATCACCACGATGCGAACCTCCCGTTCGACGAGGTTCTGAAGCGAGCAACTTACGGTGACAGAACGCTGTTCGCGGCGGCCCAGGCCGGCCACATCGAGAACTTCGTGGACACGCTGTTCTGGATCGCCGTCCCGCTGTATCTCACGAACCAGGGACTTGCGATCGAAACTGTCGGCGTCGTCGTCGGCGTCCACAGCGCAATGTACTTCCTCCAGATCGGAACCGGGGGCCTCGCCGACCGCATCGGTCGCCGTCCGCCCGTCGTCGCCGGAATGTTCCTCGCCGGAGCGGGTGTCCTTGGGATGGTGTTCGTCGACAGCTACCTCCCGTGGGCGATCCTCGCTGGGTTCTCTGGACTCGGCATGGCACTACTCTACCCGAACCTGATGACGGTCCCCAGTGACGCGGCCCATCCAACATGGCGGTCGGCTGGCATGGGCGTCTACAGGATGTGGCGCGACGCCGGCTACGGAGTCGGTGCAATCCTGATCGGCATCTCGATGGAGATTGTGAACCTTGAGGCCGCGTTCTACATGACCGCGGTCCTGATGTTCCTCTCTGGCACCATCGTCTACCTGTGGATGGAGGAGACTCACCCCGAGTTCGGATCCCACGAACCGCCGGTCCCAGCCTCAGACCAGCCCACCAGTGCGGCTCCCGATGACTGAACTATGCGATTCCTCAACCATCGTTAAGAAATGCACTGCCGTGACGAGATAGCGGTCCTATACTGCGCCTAGTTCCTACGAGCTATCGAACGGGGAGAAATGATGTACTGAGAACTACGACTAATTCCAACCAAGATCAGCTTTTCTAAGGCCGGTCAAACCGAGTACTGTTAGCCGTGCCTTTGCAGGGATGAGAACTATCGGCGGCCTCGGGCCAACTAGTATTGCGAGGTAATTCCAATGGTGAACCAAATCTCACCCGAACGGCTCGCAGAGTTAATTGACGCAGACGAGTCGTTCACGCTCATCGATACGCGTCCCGAGGATAGTTACGAGGGCTGGCGGATTCACGGTGCAGAGAACATCCCGTTCGGTCCGGGTGACGAGTTCGCGGACGAAGAACTCGAGCGCGTCGAAGCGGCGAGAGACGGTGATTCGATCGTCGCGATCTGTGGGAAGGGACTGACCTCGACGCCGTTCAGCTTCGAACTCGAGCAGCATGGCTACGATGACGTGTCCGTCGTCAAAGGCGGCATGGAGGATTGGAGCAAGGTCTACGAAGTCGTTCCCGTCGAGACCGAAAACGATGATCTCGTCATTCTTCAACTGCAGCGACGGGCGAAGGGCTGTCTCGGCTACGTCGTCGGATCAAAGCGCGCCGAATCGGCCGTCGTCGTCGATCCGACGCGACAGACGGATCAGTTCAAAATCGTCGCCGAGGAGGCTGGCCTCACAATCGAGCGCGTCCTCGACACACACGTCCACGCTGACCACATCTCGGGTGGATCGAAACTGGCAGCGGAGTTGGACGTTCCCTACCATCTCGGAGAACACGCGAGCGAGCGGGGCGTCGAGTATGACTACGAACCTCTCGCCGACGGCGAGACGATCGAACTTGGCGAGATCGAGATCGTAACGCTACACACGCCGGGGCACACGACCGAGATGGTCAACTACCTCGTGGACGGCGAGGCACTCCTGACCGGCGACACGTTGTTCGTCGAGTCCGTCGGCCGGACGGAACTTCAATTCGGTGACGAAGATGCGGCACGAGGAGCTGAACTGCTCTATGAATCGATTCACGACACTATCCTCGAGCTATCGGACGAGACGCAGATCCTCCCGGGACATGTGTCAGTCACAGAGAACAACCGATACGAAGTCGGCTCGCCAGGTAATCTGATCGGCGCTCAACTGGGTGATCTCCGTGATGATCTCAAGCTGCTGGGACTGGACGAGGACGAGTTTGTGGACCGGTTGGTCGATAACGCGCCCGACAAGCCGCCGAACTACGAGCGCGTGATCGAGATTAACACGGGTTCGGAGCCGCCCGAGGACGAGTCCGAGGCGACGGAACTCGAGTTAGGGCCGAACAACTGCGCGGCCTAATTCTCTGCACGTTCATTTCTTCGGATCCCGCCCAAAGTACACTATGAGGTAACGTTGACTCGGGTTCGCTAGCTACTGTTAGGTCTGAGTACTACTTCGGTACAATAGAAACACATAATATTGTACTATTTTGGAATTATTAGAAACAGCTCTAAGTAGCTTATCCGTGTAGTCGAACTCGTATGGCTGACACCAGTGAATACGCGACCGACGCACTCGTTTCGCCAGACTGGCTCGAAGAACACCTCGACGAGTTCGGAAACGACGACCCAGAATATCGGTTAGTTGAGGCCGATATCGAATATGAGGAGTCATACGCCGAAGGACACATTCCGAACGCGATCGGATTCGGTTGGGGGACACACCTCCAGGATTCGACGCAGCGCGATATCCTGAAAAAGAATCAATTCGCGGAGATCATGGGAGAAGCAGGAATTACAGAGGACTCAACAGTCGTCCTCTATGGCGACGAGTGGAATCAGTGGGCCGCGTACACCTACTGGCAGTTCAAGTACTACGGTCACGAGGACGTCCATCTACTGGACGGTGGACGGGTCTACTGGGAAGAAAACGACTATCCAATGACAACCGATGAACCTGATTTGCCCGAACGTGAGTACGACGTCAGCGGCCCATTCGACAATATCCGTATTTATCGGGAAGGCGTTGAGGACGCACTAGAGGTGGACGTCCCGCTTGTAGACGTTCGTAGCGCTGCGGAGTACCGCGGTGAGAAAATTGCTCCAGAAGGAAGTCGGGAAACTGCCCAGCGGGCAGGTCACATTCCAAGTGCTCAGAACATTACATGGAGTGAGAACCTCAAAGATAATAGTCGATTCAAGAGTCGAGCGGAATTGGAGGAGCTCTATGCAGACTACGGTATCACCGGTGATAGCGAAGTCATCACCTACTGTCGAATCGGCGAGCGCTCGTCGATTACATGGTTCACACTCCACGAACTCCTCGGATATGAGGACGTCCGGAATTACGACGGTTCATGGACCGAATGGGGGAACCTCATTCGCTCCCCTGTTGAGGTAGAGACTGACGATCCCGCAACGTTGGCAACTGAAGGGTAGTCCAATTGGATTCGTGATATTCCCCGCACCGTGTACGGCGCGGAGGATGTCACTCACGCTCGCCCTGCTCAGTTCTCGGTTCCGACAAAGGATGCAACACTCGTCCTTGCGGGAAGGGCGGGATTCTCTCGCTGAATCAAGATAGTAACTCGAGAACCCGTTCAAAGCGCTCGTACGCGTCGTCGCCGATCGGGTCGAGTTCGTCGTCGTCAGCGATGCCAATCAAACGCTGCGGATCGACCGCAGTGACGACCACGCCGTCGTCATCGTCATAGACGACGACGTTGCACGGAAGCAACGTTCCGAGTTCGAGATCGTGCTCGAGTCCCTGATGGGCTAACTGCGGATTGCACGCACCCAGGATTCTGTACTGTCGGAAGTCCTCGTCGAGTTTCTTTTGCAGCGTTTCCTGGACGTCGATATCGCAGAGCACGCCGAACCCCTCGTCCTCGAGGGCGTCGATCGTTTTCTCGACGACGTCGCCGAACTCGCCGTCGACTTGTGTACGGAGCGTATAGGACATACTGTACGACCGATTGCGAGAACGGTCGTCGTTGGGGTAGCAACAGCAAGCCCGCGGTACGTGCGTCAGTTCGAGGAAGACTGTAGTCCGTCCACGATGAAGAGATTACTATGGTTTCTCGTCGTACCATACGAGCGATCGCCGCTCTGTTCGGACTCACACTGCTCGCCGGATTCGCATACGCCCTCCGGTGGCGATCGAACCCGTCACCGTGCCCGTACGCTCAGCGCCACGTGATCGACCTCCCGCGTCCGGTCATCACTCGCTCCCGACTGCGCGACATACTCGAGCCCCAGCCCGGTGAGCGTCTTCTCGAGGTCGGACCGGGAACCGGCTACTACACCGGGATGGTCGCACGGACGATCGAATCGTCAGGGACACTGCACGCCGTAGACATCCAGTCGGAGATGGTCGAACACCTCGGAACGCGAATGCAACAAGAGGAAACCCTGAACGTCGAACCGATTCGCGGCGACGCACGATCGCTTCCGTACCCGGACGACACGTTCGACGCCGCGTATCTGGTCTTAGTCCTCGGCGAGATTCCCGACCAGAAGCGAGCCCTCGACGAACTCGAGCGGGTTCTGAAACCAGACGGTCGACTCATTGTCGGCGAATCGCTCCCCGACCCGCACTTCGTCGGATTTGAAGGGTTGCGACGCCGAATCGAGCAACGGGGACTGACGTTTGATGCGCGCGTTGGAACGCGAGTTGGGTATTTCGCGCGCTTCGACGTGAGGACCGCGGACCGATCGATCGATCCCGTCGAATGATTGGTTGTTAGAAGATAGTACAAAACTGTCTCAGGAACCTCGAACATAGAGCAGGAGTCCTCTCCCTCGTTCTCAGACCCCAAGGAGATATTATAGCGGACATGTGGATTCCTGCGGTTATCTCATGACGCCTGCAACGGTAATGACGATCGATCGAACCCGTATGGTATTGCCCAATACACACAAAACCTTTAAACGCTGTCAGCCCATACGTAGTGGTGATGGCAACTGATGCACGCGACGACGTTTCGGCGGGATCGCTCAACGAACCGATCTACATCGACGGGAGGAGTCACCTCGAGGAGGTCACGGCGGCACACGACGTCGTCCTCGTGGACTTCTACGCTGACTGGTGTGGCCCCTGTCAGATGCTCAACCCCGTCCTCGAGCGGCTTGCGGACACGACTGAGGCCGTGATCGCCAAGGTCGACGTCGACGAACACCAGCAGCTTGCGGGGTCGTTCGGCGTTCGTGGCGTGCCGACGCTCGTCCTCTTTGCGGACGGCGAGCAGGTCGAACAGCAGTCCGGCGCGCTGCCGGAAGACCGACTTCGTACCCTGATCGAGGGATACACTGAATGAACGAGGAAACTGATACGACCGCAGACGTTCGTGACGTGGTGATCATCGGCTCCGGTATCGCTGGCCTTTCCGCGGCTGTCTACGCCGCGCGAGCCGACCTCGAGCCGCTGGTGCTCGAGGGGCCCGAACCGGGCGGCCAGCTGACGCTGACGACCGACGTCGAGAACTACCTCGGCTTTCCCGAGGGCGTCGGCGGGATGGAGCTGATCCAAAACGGCAAGGACCAGGCCGAGCGTTTCGGCGCCGAGTTCACTCACGGCACCGTCGAAAACGCGACGCTCGAGGAACGCCCGTTCGAACTCGAGCTCTCGAACGGCGATCGGCTGCGAACGCGTGCGCTGATCGTCGCGAGCGGCGCGAGCGCTCGCTGGGTCGGCGCCGAGAACGAAGACGAACTGATGGGTTACGGTCTCTCGACGTGTGCGACCTGCGACGGCGCGTTCCACCGCGGCGACGACGTCCTCGTGATTGGCGGCGGCGATTCGGCGATGGAAGAAGCGCTCTTCCTCGCGAAGTTCGCCGACAGCGTGACGATCGTCCACCGCCGCGAGGAACTGCGCGCTTCCGAGATCATGGCCGACCGCGCCCGCGATCACGAGGATATCGAGTTCCGCTGGAACACCGAACTCGAGGCGCTCCGCGGCTCGCAGGAGGAGGGCGTCACCGGCGCGACGCTCGTCTCCCATCCCGACGGTTACCCCAGCGAGAAAGCCGCGAACGGCGTCGACGTGGATCGGGAGACCGTCGAGGTCGGCGGCGTGTTCTACGCGATCGGTCACACGCCGAACACGGAGTTCCTCGAGGGGACCGCCGTCGAACGCGACGAGCGCGGCTACCTCTACACTCGAACCGACGACGCCGGCCGCGCGACGACCGAGACGACGGTCGAGGGCGTCTTCGCCGCCGGCGACGTCGCCGATCCGGACTATCAACAGGCGATCACTGCCGCTGGAACCGGTAGCATGGCCGCACTCGACGCTGAGGCGTACCTTGAAACGCTCGAGCGGACGGAAGAAACTACGCTCGAGGTTTCCCCATAGTCGCACCCCTCGTTAGCATCGAATCAGCTTGTCTCTAGCTGTCCAGTAGACGTAGAAGTTCTCGAAAAATAGCGTTCACTGTAACGCGTCTTGAGCAATATTTGATACGTACGTATCGGCGGATGAGAATCCATCAATAAGATCACTGCTTCAGCGGTGAGGAGCTGACTTGTTTGCTTCGCCAGCCGCAGGGAGTCGAAACGAAAACGCGGATCCATTGTCGAGTTCGGAGTCGACCCAGATCTCACCGCCGTGCCGTTCGAGAATCCGTTGACAAAGTGCGAGACCGATTCCGGTACCGGAGCTCTCGTGACGACTGTGTACTCGCTCGAAGATGTCGAAATCCGGTCTTGATCCTCGGGATCGATACCAATTCCTTCGTCTTGGACAGTCACGATCCAGTCGGTGCTATCCCGTTGGGCAGAGACGGATACGGTCGGCGAGTCGGGACCGCTATACTGGATAGCGTTCCGAAGCAGGTTCTGAAACACCTGTCGCAACTGATGTGGGTCCCCTTCGACACGGGGCAACGACTCTGCAGTAATTGTCGCGTCAGTGGTCTCGATTATGGGTTGCAGATCCTGACAGACGTCTTCCAACACGCTCTCTAGATCGACGGGTTCTAACGGATCTGCTTCCGTTTCAACCCGCGAATACTTGAGCAAGCCGTCGATCATTGCTCGCATCCGGTCAGCCCCGTTGACAGCGAACTCAAGGAACTCGAGTCCTTCTTCATCAAGGTCGTCCTCGTATCGGCGTTCGATGAGCTGGAGGTACGACGATACCATCCGTAAGGGTTCTTGCAGATCGTGCGAGGTGGCATACGCGAACTGCTCGAGCCGCTTATTCAACTCCTCAAGATCTGCGATCAATCGTTCGAGTTCCGTCTGATACTGCCGACGCTCGATCGCTTCTGCGATAACGTTGGCAACACTCTGGATGAACGAGATATCTTCATCGCTGAACGTTTGGGGAGAAGTATCGTGCGTAGCCAGAATTCCCCACGGTTCGTCGAACGGACCGATAATAGTACTAATACCGCTACGAACGTCATGGTCCGTCAGTAAGTCGGGACCGCTAAATCGGGTATCTGTCTCGAGGTCCTCAACGACGACCGGTTGAGCGTGTTCCAGGGTATACGCGGCCTGTGAATTAGCTTCGACGGCAGACACTGTCGCCTCCCCAACAAGGCCCTTGTGCCATCCAATACCTTGGCGTAGGAGAAGTTCCTCACGTTCCTCGCGGAGATCAAGGATTTTGCAGTAATCGATACCGAGTACGTTCGTTACTTGGCGAGCCGCGTCGCTCATGAGTTCGTCGAGATCGGCGGTTTCGAGTGCGAGTTGTCCGAGGTCGGCGATAGCTTGTTGCTGACGGGCCCGCTTCGTGAGTTTTCGTTCGTGTTGCTTGTGCTCAGTGATGTCCTGTGACATCGCCAAAATGGCGTATATTTCGCCCTCGTCAGTAGTCAACGGGTGTGTTCGGAACTCGAAAATTCGCCCCTGAACCGCTAGCTCAAATGTGGTCGGCTCGCCATCGAGAGCGGCACGATAGTTTGGCTCGATCTCTTTCAGTATTTCCTCCGGATATACGTCCTGTATTCGTTCGCCTTGAAGATCACTAGCACTAAAATTGAGAGAATCGAAACCCTGTCCAGCGACGAGCGTGTGTCGTAACTCGGTATTCAGAAGTGCAACCGCTCCATTTGGGAAGTTTTCCGTCAGGGTTCGGTATCGTTGCTCGGACTCCTCTAGTTGGGTAACCGTCTCCTCAAGTTCCGCCTGCGTCCGATTGAGTTCACGGTTGCGCTGTTCAAGCGTTCGCGTTCTCGTTTTCGCTCGCGCATCGTACGTCCCAGCAGCGAGTCCCGCAGTACTCCCAATTGCAGTGAGGATAAGGATATTCTGGATGGGATCTCGGAGTCCCGCAACCATCGCTATCAAGCCGATAAGACCGAGCATCGAACTGATCCCGCCGACACACCACTTCGTAATGACGGGAAAAGTCTCAGGATGAATGTCGGTTTGTGGAAGCCGATAGCCGACAAAGAAGAGCAGAACTCCAGATCCAACAACCAAGAGAGTGATAATCAGATCGATGCCAAGCGGGGTATCAATATCCGGTAGAAACGGGTAACCGATACCCAGTACGATATACAATCCACCGAGAGCGACGAGAAGTTTTCTCCCTCTATGGAAAGAAAAGAATTGCTCGAACCAAGCCATTAGACAAATTTATTCACTCGATCTTATCAAGTTGGTGCCTAAGATGTGTGTATACCACATTATTCACAAACCTATACAAAATATAACGACAACTTCAAATCACTACTTTGTGCGTCGGTGTCGAACAGGGAGACGATGGCTACTGATTCGACCATTCACGATTACGAAGTTCTCGTCGTCGGAGGCGGCCCAGCTGGAATGACCGCGGCACTGTATACGACGCGACTCGGACATCGGACGGCCGTCGTCGACCGAGGCGGTGGTCGGGCAGCGATGATGCAAGATGTTCACAACCTACTAGGGGTCACGGAGGATACATCTGGTAGCGAATTTCTCTCAATCGGTAGAGACCAACTTCGGGAGTACGGGTGCGATATCCACAATGATCTACTTGTCTCCTGTGATACCAATGAGGATGGGTCAATCCATCTCTGCGGGAATAATGCTGACTACCGCGCAGAATACGTCGTCCTAGCGACGGGATTCAACGATGTCCGTCCAGAGCCGCCACTACCGCGAACCGGTCGTGGACTCCACTACTGCTTGCACTGTGATGCCTACATGTTCGTCGACGAACCCGTCTACGTCATGGGTTATGGGGAGAGCGCTGCACACGTAGCCGGAATCATGCTTAACTTCACCGACGATGTCGATCTGCTCACGCGCGGTAATGACCCCGAATGGAGCGATGAGACAGCGACGATGCTCTCAAATCATCCAATCGACATTATTCACACGGACATCACTGGCATTCAAAACGACAAAGACGGCTGGTTAGCGGCCCTCGAATTTGAAGACGGTACGGTTCGGGAATATAAGGGTGGCTTCGCGATGTACGGTGCTGAGTACAACAACGGCCTAGCCCGCAATCTTGGCTGTGATATCAACGATGATGGAACAGTCGTCGTCGATGATCACGGTCAGACGTCGGTTGAACGTGTCTATGCAGTTGGAGACCTAACGCCTGGCCACAATCAACTCCCCATTGCACTGGGTGAA
This sequence is a window from Halopiger aswanensis. Protein-coding genes within it:
- a CDS encoding MBL fold metallo-hydrolase, which codes for MVNQISPERLAELIDADESFTLIDTRPEDSYEGWRIHGAENIPFGPGDEFADEELERVEAARDGDSIVAICGKGLTSTPFSFELEQHGYDDVSVVKGGMEDWSKVYEVVPVETENDDLVILQLQRRAKGCLGYVVGSKRAESAVVVDPTRQTDQFKIVAEEAGLTIERVLDTHVHADHISGGSKLAAELDVPYHLGEHASERGVEYDYEPLADGETIELGEIEIVTLHTPGHTTEMVNYLVDGEALLTGDTLFVESVGRTELQFGDEDAARGAELLYESIHDTILELSDETQILPGHVSVTENNRYEVGSPGNLIGAQLGDLRDDLKLLGLDEDEFVDRLVDNAPDKPPNYERVIEINTGSEPPEDESEATELELGPNNCAA
- a CDS encoding DUF302 domain-containing protein, whose amino-acid sequence is MSYTLRTQVDGEFGDVVEKTIDALEDEGFGVLCDIDVQETLQKKLDEDFRQYRILGACNPQLAHQGLEHDLELGTLLPCNVVVYDDDDGVVVTAVDPQRLIGIADDDELDPIGDDAYERFERVLELLS
- a CDS encoding sulfurtransferase, encoding MADTSEYATDALVSPDWLEEHLDEFGNDDPEYRLVEADIEYEESYAEGHIPNAIGFGWGTHLQDSTQRDILKKNQFAEIMGEAGITEDSTVVLYGDEWNQWAAYTYWQFKYYGHEDVHLLDGGRVYWEENDYPMTTDEPDLPEREYDVSGPFDNIRIYREGVEDALEVDVPLVDVRSAAEYRGEKIAPEGSRETAQRAGHIPSAQNITWSENLKDNSRFKSRAELEELYADYGITGDSEVITYCRIGERSSITWFTLHELLGYEDVRNYDGSWTEWGNLIRSPVEVETDDPATLATEG
- the trxA gene encoding thioredoxin — encoded protein: MATDARDDVSAGSLNEPIYIDGRSHLEEVTAAHDVVLVDFYADWCGPCQMLNPVLERLADTTEAVIAKVDVDEHQQLAGSFGVRGVPTLVLFADGEQVEQQSGALPEDRLRTLIEGYTE
- a CDS encoding NAD(P)/FAD-dependent oxidoreductase yields the protein MATDSTIHDYEVLVVGGGPAGMTAALYTTRLGHRTAVVDRGGGRAAMMQDVHNLLGVTEDTSGSEFLSIGRDQLREYGCDIHNDLLVSCDTNEDGSIHLCGNNADYRAEYVVLATGFNDVRPEPPLPRTGRGLHYCLHCDAYMFVDEPVYVMGYGESAAHVAGIMLNFTDDVDLLTRGNDPEWSDETATMLSNHPIDIIHTDITGIQNDKDGWLAALEFEDGTVREYKGGFAMYGAEYNNGLARNLGCDINDDGTVVVDDHGQTSVERVYAVGDLTPGHNQLPIALGEGAKAGISLHFALRDFPRDLDVIEEQGPVRSDEVPGIPDELLEQEVEFHTYN
- a CDS encoding MFS transporter, yielding MSEGTELKQGIREHLGQFSLHVLLVFATGLTIGSERTVVPVLGEDVLGVKSFFVIGSFVVSFGFVKALLNLYAGKWGEEYGRKPVLVLGWITALPIPAILIFAPSWSWITVGNVLLGINQALTWSMAINAKIDLAGPDQRGLAVGIDEAFGYTGVAAGAWITGVIAGQTSLRPEPFYFLAAVVVLAFLISIFLIKETVQFAQLEGDDDHHDANLPFDEVLKRATYGDRTLFAAAQAGHIENFVDTLFWIAVPLYLTNQGLAIETVGVVVGVHSAMYFLQIGTGGLADRIGRRPPVVAGMFLAGAGVLGMVFVDSYLPWAILAGFSGLGMALLYPNLMTVPSDAAHPTWRSAGMGVYRMWRDAGYGVGAILIGISMEIVNLEAAFYMTAVLMFLSGTIVYLWMEETHPEFGSHEPPVPASDQPTSAAPDD
- a CDS encoding NAD(P)/FAD-dependent oxidoreductase, with the translated sequence MNEETDTTADVRDVVIIGSGIAGLSAAVYAARADLEPLVLEGPEPGGQLTLTTDVENYLGFPEGVGGMELIQNGKDQAERFGAEFTHGTVENATLEERPFELELSNGDRLRTRALIVASGASARWVGAENEDELMGYGLSTCATCDGAFHRGDDVLVIGGGDSAMEEALFLAKFADSVTIVHRREELRASEIMADRARDHEDIEFRWNTELEALRGSQEEGVTGATLVSHPDGYPSEKAANGVDVDRETVEVGGVFYAIGHTPNTEFLEGTAVERDERGYLYTRTDDAGRATTETTVEGVFAAGDVADPDYQQAITAAGTGSMAALDAEAYLETLERTEETTLEVSP
- a CDS encoding MBL fold metallo-hydrolase, whose protein sequence is MTEISPTELSDRLRDDEDVLVLDIRHRDDYEEWHVPDSINVDVYDELIDDPEMAKEALVDLPDDSEIVTVCAAGVVSQTATDLLREMGYDAKTLTDGMNGWSRVHQSAPVPTDLDGTLVQVARPGKGCLSHILISGGDAAVFDPSHYLEEYEGILDDYDAELVAVFDTHAHADHVSGAAELAERHGVPYYLHPKDALAIDVTPIEDGMTIEIGTVAVEAIHTPGHSKGSVSFDLESEALLTGDTLFHESVGRVELGVEAGLEDTDVEENAATLYESLQRLLERPDDAVILPTHDPGSPEPPVTATLAEVRKRNEDLERDREAFVETLASDIPEHPPNFERVKRANVGQDDVSDEELSELELGPNRCAAE
- a CDS encoding class I SAM-dependent methyltransferase, with product MVSRRTIRAIAALFGLTLLAGFAYALRWRSNPSPCPYAQRHVIDLPRPVITRSRLRDILEPQPGERLLEVGPGTGYYTGMVARTIESSGTLHAVDIQSEMVEHLGTRMQQEETLNVEPIRGDARSLPYPDDTFDAAYLVLVLGEIPDQKRALDELERVLKPDGRLIVGESLPDPHFVGFEGLRRRIEQRGLTFDARVGTRVGYFARFDVRTADRSIDPVE